One genomic region from Leishmania braziliensis MHOM/BR/75/M2904 complete genome, chromosome 35 encodes:
- the ARL2 gene encoding putative ADP-ribosylation factor-like 2, arl2 codes for MGLLSIIKKTKRKEREMRILMLGLDNAGKTTCVKKLCGRDTSSISPTLGFQITVLTFRGCTLNVWDVGGQQSLRSYWRNYFESTDALVWVVDSNDVERLLVCKEELHHLLQEERLAGASLLVFLNKIDIPTALSPQEIARLLDLDTIRQGKRHFHLCACSAKTGEGLLDGISWLVEDVSARMYFSS; via the coding sequence ATGGGTCTTCTTTCTATCATCAAGAAGACAAAGCGTAAGGAGCGCGAAATGCGCATCCTTATGCTAGGCCTGGACAACGCCGGCAAAACTACGTGCGTCAAAAAGCTCTGCGGCAGGGACACGAGCTCGATTAGCCCTACCCTGGGGTTTCAGATAACTGTGCTGACGTTCCGCGGGTGCACTCTGAACGTGTGGGATGTAGGTGGGCAGCAAAGCCTACGCAGCTACTGGCGTAACTACTTTGAAAGCACAGATGCTCTTGTGTGGGTGGTCGACAGCAATGACGTGGAGCGTCTGCTAGTGTGCAAAGAGGAGCTACATCAcctcctgcaggaggagcgacTAGCAGGAGCAAGTCTGCTCGTCTTCCTCAACAAGATCGACATCCCCACGGCGTTATCGCCACAGGAAATTGCTCGCCTGCTTGATCTAGACACGATTCGACAAGGCAAGCGCCACTTCcacctctgtgcgtgcagtGCCAAAACTGGTGAGGGTTTGCTCGACGGTATTTCGTGGTTGGTGGAAGACGTGTCAGCGCGTATGTACTTCTCAAGTTAG